A genomic region of Parambassis ranga chromosome 7, fParRan2.1, whole genome shotgun sequence contains the following coding sequences:
- the clstn1 gene encoding calsyntenin-1 isoform X4 — protein MRFRGKYQFASAVGLVLGLLCAVEAAKVNKHKPWIETTYHGIVTENDDKVLLDPPLIALDKDAPLRYAGEICGFRIHGQNVPFEAVVLDKSTGEGVIRAKDKLDCELQKEHTFTIQAYDCGEGPDGVNMKKSHKATVHIQVNDINEYSPVFKEKSYKATVIEGKKYDSILKVEAVDADCSFQFSQICNYEIVTPDVPFTVDKDGFIKNTEKLSYGKERMYKLTVTAYDCGKNRASEDVLVKISVKPTCKPSWQGFNKRIEYEPGTGSLALFPSMHLETCDEPITSIRASIELETNHIGKGCDRDTYSEKSLHKLCGASSGTVELLPAPSSSANWTVGLPTDNGHDSDQVFEFNGTQAIKVPDGMVSTSLKDPFTISVWMRHGPGVHEKETILCNSDKTEMNRHHYSLYIHNCRLIFLLRQDPSEAENYKPAEFHWKLDQVCDKEWHHYVLNVEFPTVSLFVDGTTFEPFLVTEDYPLHASKIETQLTIGACWQGANARMAQFFRGNLAGLIIRSGKLENKKVIDCLYTCKEGLDVQLPEEVASAVKVEFNPNQSSLTVEGDDIDAFDKVMQHISYLNSRQFPTPGIRHLRISTTVKCFNEEACVTVPDAEGYVMVLQPEEPKISLSGIDHFARSAAEFESQEGVTLFPELRIVSTITREVEPDTESDAGEKADDDPTVQETVVSEEIMHNLDTCEVTVVGDELDGEHESLEVDMSQLQQRALEMSSSNLGLVITGVNTMANYEQVLHLIRYKNWHTETLFDRKFKLVCSELNGRYISNDFKVEVNVIHTANPVEHANNAMLQPNFINPVHHASVDLSGHNLVNAHQASVVPSAATIVIVVCVSFLVFMIILGVFRIRAAHQRTMRDQESGKENEMDWDDSALTITVNPMETYEDQHSSEEEEEEEEESEDGEEEDDITSAESESSEDEEGGEPEDQQGASRQQQLEWDDSTLTY, from the exons ATGCGGTTCCGAGGAAAATATCAATTTGCATCCGCTGTCGGACTGGTCCTCGGACTATTATGTGCGGTGGAGGCAGCTAAAG TCAATAAGCACAAACCATGGATTGAGACGACGTACCACGGCATCGTAACGGAAAATGATGACAAAGTTCTTCTTGACCCTCCTCTAATTGCACTGGACAAGGATGCTCCTCTACGCTATGCAG GTGAGATTTGCGGCTTCAGGATCCATGGACAGAATGTCCCCTTTGAGGCAGTGGTCCTGGACAAGTCAACTGGTGAGGGGGTCATCAGGGCCAAGGACAAGCTGGACTGTGAGCTGCAGAAAGAGCACACCTTCACCATTCAGGCCTATGACTGTGGAGAGGGACCTGATGGGGTCAACATGAAGAAATCCCACAA GGCCACTGTCCACATCCAAGTGAATGACATCAATGAGTATTCACCAGTGTTTAAGGAGAAGTCCTACAAAGCCACCGTTATCGAGGGAAAGAAATATGACAGCATCCTgaaggtggaggcagtggaTGCTGACTGCTCATTCCAGTTCAGCCAAATCTGCAACTATGAGATCGTCACTCCCGATGTACCCTTCACCGTCGACAAAGATG GCTTCATCAAGAACACAGAGAAACTGAGCTATGGTAAAGAGCGCATGTATAAGTTGACTGTGACCGCCTACGACTGTGGAAAGAATCGAGCCTCTGAGGACGTGCTGGTCAAGATCAGTGTCAAGCCCACCTGCAAACCCAGCTGGCAAG GCTTCAATAAAAGAATTGAATATGAGCCTGGTACAGGTAGCCTGGCTCTTTTCCCCAGCATGCACTTGGAGACCTGTGATGAGCCAATCACCTCCATTCGAGCCAGTATTGAACTGGAAACCAACCATATTGGGAAGGGTTGTGACCGTGATACCTACTCTGAGAAGTCACTGCACAAGTTGTGCG gAGCAAGCTCTGGTACTGTGGAGCTGCTTCCTGCCCCCAGCAGCTCTGCCAACTGGACGGTTGGCCTGCCCACTGATAATGGGCATGACAGTGATCAGGTGTTTGAGTTCAATGGCACCCAGGCCATCAAGGTACCTGATGGTATGGTGAGCACCAGCCTGAAGGATCCATTCACCATTTCTGTGTGGATGAGGCATGGCCCTGGGGTCCATGAGAAGGAGACCATCCTCTGCAACTCTGACAAGACAG AGATGAACCGACACCACTACTCCCTTTACATCCACAACTGCAGGCTGATCTTCCTCCTGCGCCAGGATCCATCTGAGGCAGAAAACTACAAACCTGCAGAGTTCCACTGGAAACTCGACCAG GTGTGTGACAAAGAGTGGCATCACTATGTGTTAAATGTGGAGTTCCCCACTGTATCTCTGTTTGTGGATGGGACTACATTTGAGCCCTTCCTGGTTACGGAGGACTACCCACTACACGCCTCCAAGATTGAAACTCAGCTCACCATTGGAGCCTGCTGGCAAG GTGCTAATGCTCGTATGGCTCAGTTTTTCCGGGGGAACCTGGCAGGGCTGATCATCCGTTCTGGCAAGCTTGAGAACAAGAAGGTGATTGACTGTTTGTACACCTGCAAGGAGGGCCTGGATGTGCAGCTGCCTGAAGAGGTAGCTTCAGCTGTCAAG GTTGAGTTCAACCCCAACCAGTCCTCGCTGACTGTGGAAGGCGATGACATTGATGCCTTTGACAAGGTCATGCAGCACATCTCCTACTTGAACTCCCGCCAGTTCCCAACTCCTGGCATCAGGCACCTTCGTATCTCTACCACTGTCAA GTGTTTCAATGAAGAGGCCTGTGTGACGGTGCCAGATGCTGAAGGTTATGTGATGGTGCTGCAGCCTGAAGAACCGAAGATTAGCCTGAGCGGCATTGACCACTTTGCCCGCAGTGCAGCTGAATTTGAGAGCCAGGAAGGAGTGACACTGTTTCCTGAGCTACGCATTGTGAGCACCATCACCCGTGAAGTGGAGCCTGATACAGAATCTGATGCTGGGGAGAAGGCTGATGATGACCCCACAG TCCAAGAGACAGTGGTGTCAGAGGAGATCATGCACAACCTAGACACATGTGAGGTGACCGTGGTGGGAGATGAGCTGGACGGGGAGCATGAGAGCCTGGAGGTGGACATGTCCCAGCTGCAGCAGCGCGCCTTAGAGATGAGCTCGTCTAACCTGGGGCTCGTCATCACAG GTGTGAACACCATGGCCAACTATGAGCAGGTCCTGCACCTCATCCGTTACAAGAACTGGCACACTGAGACTCTGTTTGACAGGAAGTTCAAACTGGTCTGCTCTGAACTCAACGGCCGTTACATCAGCAATGACTTCAAAGTTGAG GTAAATGTAATCCATACAGCCAACCCTGTAGAGCATGCCAACAATGCCATGCTTCAGCCCAACTTCATCAACCCAGTCCATCACGCCTCAGTGGATCTTTCTGGACACAACCTGGTCAACGCTCACCAGGCCTCAG TTGTCCCCAGTGCTGCAACCATTGTCATTGTGGTGTGCGTCAGCTTCTTGGTGTTTATGATCATCCTTGGTGTGTTCCGCATCCGGGCCGCACACCAGCGCACCATGAGAGACCAAGAAAGTGGCAAGGAGAATGAGATGGACTGGGATGACTCAGCCCTCACCATCACTGTAAACCCCATGGAG ACGTATGAGGACCAGcacagcagtgaggaggaggaagaagaggaggaggagagtgaggatggagaggaggaagatgacaTCACGAGCGCTGAGTCAGAGAGCAGCGAAGATGAAGAAGGCGGGGAGCCagaagaccagcagggggccagcagacagcagcaactGGAGTGGGATGACTCCACCCTCACTTACTAA